In a single window of the Candidatus Hydrogenedentota bacterium genome:
- a CDS encoding methyltransferase domain-containing protein: protein MDKSTSGTRRLMKRVVVSSGLREADIRPPALMSEFKRLSIHDAAEYFREPATRVDTACPACDSEDREPVFNKHDFLYNRCRACGSVFVSPRPTAEALEHYYANAEASRFRVEHFSRDTAKARRYHLLSSHAAWMCQIYDEAGNHAARTYADMFTHSPLIFDEVHALGVFDTLYSIAPLLSPDGQSQAPAQVVDEGAVSGLGAVSAFEKMEHQFTPAAFLRGISGMLAPDGLVFFTTRTITGFDLQVLWDKTPYIFVPEHLNLLSIEGLTRLVARCGLELIELSTPGQLDLQLVQHAARQDPSIRLPSFVQYLIDNRDTLAHEDFQAFLQKHRLSSHVRVAARKTKE from the coding sequence ATGGACAAGAGCACAAGCGGGACCAGGCGGCTGATGAAACGCGTGGTCGTTTCGAGCGGCCTGCGCGAAGCGGACATACGGCCGCCCGCGCTGATGTCGGAGTTCAAGCGGCTGTCGATCCACGACGCGGCCGAGTATTTCCGCGAGCCCGCGACGCGTGTCGACACCGCCTGCCCCGCATGCGACAGCGAAGACCGGGAACCCGTCTTCAATAAGCACGATTTCCTGTACAACCGGTGCCGCGCCTGCGGCAGCGTCTTCGTTTCGCCCCGGCCCACCGCCGAGGCGCTCGAACACTATTACGCCAACGCGGAAGCGAGCCGGTTCCGGGTCGAGCATTTCTCGCGCGATACCGCGAAGGCGCGGCGGTATCACCTGCTGAGTTCGCACGCGGCGTGGATGTGCCAGATATACGATGAGGCGGGCAATCACGCCGCCCGAACGTACGCCGACATGTTCACGCACTCGCCGCTCATCTTCGATGAAGTGCACGCGCTCGGCGTCTTCGACACCCTCTACAGCATCGCGCCGCTCCTGAGTCCGGACGGTCAGAGCCAGGCGCCGGCGCAGGTCGTGGACGAGGGGGCCGTGTCCGGACTCGGCGCGGTCAGCGCGTTCGAGAAGATGGAGCACCAGTTCACGCCGGCGGCGTTTCTGCGCGGCATCTCCGGAATGCTCGCGCCCGACGGCCTGGTGTTTTTCACCACGCGCACGATTACCGGCTTCGATTTGCAGGTATTGTGGGACAAGACGCCGTATATCTTCGTGCCGGAGCACCTCAACCTGCTCTCAATCGAGGGGTTGACCCGGCTCGTGGCGCGCTGCGGACTGGAATTGATCGAGTTGAGCACGCCGGGCCAGCTGGACCTGCAGCTCGTGCAACATGCGGCGCGGCAGGACCCCTCAATCAGGCTGCCGTCTTTCGTCCAGTACCTCATCGACAACCGCGATACGCTGGCGCATGAGGATTTCCAGGCGTTTCTACAGAAACACCGGCTCAGTTCGCACGTGCGCGTCGCCGCACGCAAGACCAAGGAGTAA
- a CDS encoding SIS domain-containing protein, whose product MHKLAELFASSASAAEYAPRYLERLHEVLRGIDPGVLQRVVERIEQAVREGRRLFIIANGGSAGVAAHIVNDLVAGGYSEDAPPFRALSLSDNVPSVTALANDSGYDSVFERQLRVHLEPGDVVLGMSVSGNSENILRGVAYARERGAATIGWCGFEGGRLAGACDLVVHVPATKDEYGPVEDAFSVLGHIVCGYLTMRHGKMLHH is encoded by the coding sequence TTGCACAAACTCGCCGAACTCTTCGCCTCTTCGGCTTCCGCCGCGGAGTACGCGCCCCGCTATCTCGAACGGCTGCACGAAGTCCTGCGCGGCATCGACCCAGGGGTGCTGCAGCGTGTCGTGGAACGCATAGAACAGGCCGTGAGGGAAGGCCGCCGCCTCTTCATTATCGCGAACGGCGGCAGCGCGGGCGTGGCGGCCCACATCGTGAACGACCTTGTCGCGGGCGGTTACTCGGAAGACGCGCCGCCTTTCCGCGCGCTCAGCCTGAGCGACAACGTCCCTTCGGTGACCGCGCTGGCCAATGACTCGGGTTACGACAGCGTGTTCGAGCGCCAGTTGCGCGTGCATCTCGAGCCCGGCGACGTGGTGCTCGGCATGTCCGTGAGCGGGAACAGCGAGAATATCCTGCGCGGCGTGGCCTATGCCCGGGAACGCGGCGCGGCCACGATCGGCTGGTGCGGGTTCGAAGGTGGCCGTCTGGCGGGCGCGTGCGACCTCGTCGTGCATGTCCCTGCCACGAAGGATGAATACGGGCCGGTCGAGGACGCTTTCTCGGTGCTGGGGCATATCGTTTGCGGCTACCTGACGATGCGCCACGGCAAGATGTTGCATCACTAG
- a CDS encoding FAD-binding oxidoreductase — MTIERKKLRWNGWGWIDAPDVLGEHADAVWAWVGRTVGVHPLPHTPAVDLADIALPPVRLDDAVREQVTRLVEPGRVKTDAFERAFHARGKSYLDTIQLRAGLIGAAPDAVVYPKTAGECLAVVRFAAERRIAVIPFGGGSSVVGGVTAAARADQQGAITLDMTLMDQVLEIDEESLVALAQAGIYGPALEEQLQARGFTLGHYPQSFEFSTLGGWIAPRGAGHQSNRYGKAEEWLVAATLATPGGLWRTQGFPGSAAGPQMRDLVAGSEGVLGVITDAVVKIRRAPEVKDYRGYLFLDFAAAAGAVRDLMQRDVPTAMIRLSDPDETYFYAALKTAGEGMDPSLRLSIMLVGLEGECAEVEHALARSRAVIEQHGGVHMGEELGQTWYRGRFETPYLRDPILDHGLAVDTLETCTSWSHLPRLHEAVGRAIRDAMAANAAGPGTRGICMAHISHCYRDGASLYFTFVYPRDSRDPVAQWWAIKRSASEAILANGGTISHHHGVGTDHREWYEREIGPATLKALRAAKNAIDPGGILNPGKLLP, encoded by the coding sequence ATGACCATTGAACGCAAGAAACTGCGCTGGAACGGCTGGGGCTGGATCGACGCGCCAGACGTGCTGGGTGAACACGCAGACGCCGTCTGGGCATGGGTCGGCCGCACCGTGGGCGTTCACCCGCTGCCACACACGCCCGCGGTCGACTTGGCGGATATCGCCCTGCCGCCGGTGCGCCTCGACGATGCCGTGCGGGAGCAGGTGACCCGCCTGGTTGAACCCGGTCGCGTAAAGACAGACGCGTTCGAGCGGGCGTTTCACGCGCGCGGGAAGAGTTACCTGGACACCATTCAGCTGCGCGCGGGCCTTATCGGCGCGGCGCCGGACGCGGTCGTCTACCCGAAGACCGCGGGGGAATGCCTGGCGGTCGTGCGTTTCGCGGCGGAACGCCGCATCGCGGTGATCCCGTTTGGCGGCGGTTCGAGCGTAGTCGGAGGCGTCACCGCCGCCGCGCGCGCGGACCAACAGGGCGCTATCACGCTGGACATGACGCTGATGGACCAGGTGCTCGAAATCGACGAGGAATCGCTCGTCGCGCTCGCCCAGGCAGGCATATACGGCCCGGCGCTCGAAGAACAGTTGCAGGCGCGCGGCTTTACCCTCGGCCATTATCCGCAATCGTTCGAGTTCTCGACGCTCGGCGGCTGGATCGCGCCGCGCGGCGCCGGACATCAGTCGAACAGATACGGGAAAGCCGAGGAGTGGCTCGTCGCGGCAACGCTGGCGACGCCGGGCGGTCTCTGGCGCACGCAAGGCTTCCCCGGCTCGGCGGCGGGCCCGCAGATGCGCGATCTGGTGGCTGGTTCCGAGGGCGTTCTCGGCGTCATCACCGACGCCGTGGTGAAAATCCGTCGTGCGCCCGAGGTCAAGGACTACCGTGGCTACCTGTTCCTGGATTTCGCGGCGGCGGCCGGGGCCGTGCGCGATTTGATGCAGCGCGACGTTCCCACGGCCATGATTCGACTCTCCGACCCCGACGAAACGTACTTCTACGCGGCATTGAAGACCGCGGGCGAAGGTATGGACCCCTCGCTGCGCCTCAGCATCATGCTTGTGGGGCTGGAAGGCGAATGCGCGGAGGTTGAGCACGCACTTGCGCGGAGCCGCGCGGTCATCGAACAACACGGCGGCGTTCACATGGGCGAGGAACTCGGCCAGACGTGGTACCGGGGCCGTTTCGAGACGCCCTACCTGCGCGACCCCATCCTCGACCACGGCCTGGCCGTCGATACGCTCGAAACCTGCACAAGCTGGTCACATTTGCCGCGTCTGCACGAGGCCGTCGGGCGCGCCATCCGGGACGCCATGGCCGCCAACGCGGCGGGGCCGGGCACGCGCGGAATCTGCATGGCCCATATCAGCCATTGCTACCGCGACGGCGCAAGCCTGTACTTCACGTTCGTGTACCCGCGCGATTCCAGGGACCCGGTTGCGCAATGGTGGGCGATCAAGCGCTCGGCATCGGAGGCCATTCTCGCCAACGGCGGCACCATCAGCCATCATCACGGCGTCGGAACGGACCACCGCGAATGGTACGAGCGGGAAATCGGCCCCGCAACACTGAAAGCGCTCCGCGCCGCAAAAAACGCTATCGACCCGGGCGGTATCCTGAATCCGGGCAAGCTGTTGCCCTGA